The Candidatus Nanosynbacter featherlites DNA window TGTATGGCCACTGCCCAGATGAAAACCAGGTATCAAAGGTATCTTCTTCTCTGATATATGTTGTTCCATTTACAACAATACGCTTTTCGGTCACTCGGGTGTCGAAGATCCAGTCGTTTGAGTCGGTCTCATTGACAAACGCTGGGATTGGGATGCCCCATGGGATTTGTCGAGAGATATTCCAATCCTTAAGTTGCTCCAGGTAGGCGATGAGCTCTTTGCGCTTTGAGGCTGGATGGAAGGTAATCTCCCCCTTCTCTAGCGCCTCGATGGCTGGCTTGGCTAGTGGTTGCATCTTGATGAACCACTGCTCTTTCACCATTGGTTCGATGACGGTGCCACATTTGTAACAATGACCGACAGCGTGTTCAATGTCTGACTCACCGCGACGTAGCTCCATGGCTTCTAGGGCTGCTAGAATGCGGCGTCTTGCTTCTTGCGGATCCAGGCCTAAGAATTGTGGCGGCACATTGATTAATTTGCCATCATGACTGATGATGCTTTTGACTGGTAGACCATGGCGTTCTGCCATCTCAAAGTCGTTTGGATCATGCGCTGGAGTTATTTTGACGGCTCCGGTACCGTAACTCATGTCAACGTATTCGTCGGCGATGATGGGGATTTCGCGGTCGATGATTGGCAGGAGAATACGGGTGCCAATGAGCTTTTTGTAGCGCTCGTCATCAGGGTGAACAGCTACCGCTACGTCACCAAGCATGGTCTCAGGACGGGTGGTGGCAACTACGATTTCACCAATTTTGTCCAGGGTTGGGTAAGCTATTTTCCATAACGTCCCCTTCTCTGTTTTGTGCTCGACTTCGATGTCAGCAAAACTGGTTTGATGAGCAGTACAGTAGTTAACGATTCGTTCGCCGCGGTAGATCAGATCATCTTCCCACATCTGTTTGAAGGTATCGTACACCGTCTGTATCACCTTGTCGTCTAGAGTGAATGTAAGGTGCTTCCAGGAGGCGCTAGTGCCCAAGGCGCGTAGCTGTAATTCCATATTGCCACGCTTTTCTTGGACAAAGTTCCATACTTGGCTGTACAATTGTTCTCGCGAAAAATCAAAGCGACTTTTACCCTGCTTTGCTAGCTCTTTTTCGTAGACTACCCATGTTTCAAAGCCAGCATGGTCGGCACCGGGGATAAACACTGCATCATCGCCCTTGAGCCTATGATAGCGAATCAAGATATCCTTCAGATTCATATCAAGCGCGTGTCCGATATGTAGGTTGCCGTTGGCGTTTGGTGGTGGCATGACGATACTGTACGGCTTACCTTCACCTGTGGGCGCAAAAGAATTACTCGTCTCCCACAGGGCATAGATATCTGGTTCGTAGTCATTTGGAATGTATTGTTTGGCTAATTGCATATGATCTGATTCCTATATATTTCACGGGAAAAATAACACACACAAACCATCGAGTACTTTTCACACGAAAAAGTACCCAAACGAGTTTATGTGTGTATTCTCCCGTGTTTATTTCTGGTTATAGTATACCATAGAACTGGGATTTTGGCGTCATGGCTTACGCCGCGTCGAGCATGGATAGACTTGGTTGAACTTCAAAGTCATATGGGTCAGCAGGTGAGTCGAATTGGGTGCGGAAATAGCCGAGTGTGGCAATCATGGCGGCATTGTCGGTGCAGAGCTGGATGGGCGCGTATTCAATGTTGATGGGCAGGGCGTGGCGCAGTTGGCGACGTAGTTCTTGGTTGGCAGCGACGCCACCAGCAATAACGACAGAAGCAGGCTGAAAATTGTCATAGGCTTTCTTGGTTTTATCAACCAAAGTTTTGATGGCGGTGTACTGGAAGCTGGCAGCCATGTTGTGTTGTAATTCGTCGGTCACCAGGGCAGGGAGCTCGTGTGATGGGAAGGTAAAGTCTTTACCAACTTCCCGCTGTACGGTTCTCAGAACGGCTGTTTTGAGGCCAGAAAAGGAGAAGTTATACTCACCAGCGAGTTTGGCGATGGGTAGATGAAAGGTCTGCGGATCACCGAGCTCAGCTGCTTTGGCGATAGCCGGGCCACCAGGGTAGGGCAGGCCGATAATCTTGGCAACCTTATCAAATGCTTCACCAACAGCGTCATCTTGAGTTTGGCCAATGAGCTGGTAGTCACCGTGGTTTTGGAAAAGGACGAGTTGTGAGTGTCCACCGGAGACGATGAGGGCGAGGAGAGGGAAGACGGGTTGGCTTTTTGGCAGAGTTAAAGATAAATTGTCAGACTGCTGATTGATGAAATTAGCATACACGTGAGCCTCTACATGATGTATTTTGTACAACGGTTTGTGATGGATAATAGCGAGAGTGCGGGCGGCGAGAGTACCGATGAGTAGCGAGCCGATGAGGCCGGGCGCGTAGGTGACGGCGATGGCGTCGATATCGTCCCAAGTACAGGCAGCATCAGACAGAGCTTTGTTGATGACTGGGCTGATGACTTCCAGGTGTGAACGAGCGGCTACCTCTGGTACTACTCCACCATACGCAGCATGGATGTCGATTTGTGAGTTAACGACGTTTGATAGTAGCATGTGACCGTCTTCAATGACGGCAGCAGCTGTTTCATCACAGCTTGATTCAATTCCCAAAATCCTCATAACTATGGCATAGTATATCACATAGTCGCCTCTGTTGTCTGGAAGTGTGAATCGGCGCGCAAAAAATGTTATCATGGATATATGAAACAGATTCTTGTCAAAGCAGCCAGAAGTATTTTGCCCGCCAGTGCTTTGCATGGTGTGGAAAATGGATATCGCCGAGTCAGAGTACGACTATTGAGCGCGCGGTATGGCAACCCGTCAAAAAATTTGCGAGTTATCGCAGTAACTGGCACTAATGGAAAGACAACGACCGCCTGCTACATCAATGAGATCTTGAAGGAAGCTAAATTTAAGACAGCGATGTTCACGACAGCGTTGATCGAGGTGGCAGGGAAGGCTCAAGTCAATGATTTGAATGCAACAGTGGCTTCGACTGGCAGGATGCAGCAGTTCTTTCGTGATGCAAAAAAGGCCGATGTGGACTATGTCGTGTTGGAAATCACGTCGCACGCGCTTGATCAGCATAAACTTGACGGAGTGCCGATTGAGGCAGCGGTGATGACCAATTTGACACAGGACCATTTGGACTATCACAAGACCATGGAGAATTATGCAGCGGCTAAGAGTAAGTTGTTTGCGCTGGAACCGCGATATATCATTTTGAACCGTGATGATGAATGGTATGACTATTTTGATCAATTTGTTGCCGGTGAACAAAAAATGACCTACGGTAAACATCCGGAAGCAGAGGCACAGATTCAGCGAGTCAAGCTGTACCGCAAGGGTACTGAAGCTGATGTGGTTTTGGATCACCAAACGCATTTGGAGCTGGCGACAGCGCTGCCGGGCGAGTTTAATGTGCACAACATGACGGCGGCGGTGACGTTAGCGTATTTGTTGGGTGTGAAATTACAAGATATCCAAGAAGGTGTGGCTAACGTCGAGGCGGTTCCTGGTAGGTTTGAGCGAGCGGTCGAGGGTGTTGGGTATGATGTAATCGTGGACTATGCACACACCCCTGATGCATTGGATAAATTATTAACGGCCGCTCGTAAGATCGCAAAGGGTCGAGTGATTTTGGTGTTTGGGGCTTGTGGGGATCGCGACAAGAGTAAACGACCAACCATGGGCGAAATTGCTGCCAAAAACACCGACAGGATATTCCTAACCGACGAGGAAAGCTACAATGAAGATCCTGATCAAATCAGGCGAATGATCTATGAAGGAATTGAACGGGCGCACGGTGACGCCAAGACAACAGAAATTCCTGACCGACGACAGGCGATTGAGCGAGCACTTGGCTCTGCGCAAAAGGGTGATATGGTGCTGATCACTGGGATGGGGCACGAAAAATACCGAATTGTGAATGGGCAGCGACTACCATGGAATGATAGTCAGGTAGTGCGCGAGATTTTAGGGCAGGAAAAAGCAGAATAACTAACTCAATGACTTGCCGAAAAAAGCTTGTTTTTTGTTAAGCCATTCTTTGGATTGGCGGACAAGTTTTTCGGTATCTTTCGAACTTTTGAGGAGTGGTTTGATAGCTTCTTCGAGGTAGACACCACCTTGAGATCCTTTGAATAGTAAGACGGTATCTTGATGAGCCAGGGATTGTAATAATTCTACAGCATCGATGGCTGTATCAAACGATGTAACAGTACAACCGTTGTCTTGGGCGGCTGGCGCCAAGAACGTAGCTGCATTGGATCCGATAGTGATAACGTGCGATAGTTGCGCTGGGTCGCATAGGGTACCGAGTGCACGGTGTTCAGACGCTGTTGTGTCACCAAGCTCGTTCATATCTCCCAAGACGGCGATTTTGGCTTTACCAGGCAGCTGATAGAGTGTTTCGAGGGCTGATTTGGCAGCGAGCGGGCTGGAATTGTACGAATCATCGATGATCGTTGAGTTATTAATGCCGCTTAGGAGGTTCATTCGCCCCGACACGGGAGTGAAGTTCTCTAGAGCGGTGATGACACTTTCAACATCAAGGTTGAACTCCAACGCAACAGCGGCGGCTCCAGCAGCAATGCGTAGCTGATGTTTGGCAACAACAGGCATGATAAACTCACGAGAGGTTTGTTCGCCGTGGGTGAGAGTACAGGTGTATCCTTGGCTGTGATTGAACTGATGAGCGGTGATGTAATAGTCAGCATCTGGCTCAGTACTGTAAGAAAGATTGCGTTCAGAATTGGCAAAAGCGATGAATCCAGAGTTGATATCATCACGGTTATACAGGGTAACGATGCTGTGGCTAGATAGGGCAAATTCTTCTTGGGCTACTGTTTTGAGATTGCCGAAAAACTCCATGTGCTCAGGAGATATGGCTGTGACGACGAGAATATCAGGGTGAGCGTAGCGACCAAAGGCGGTCATTTCACCGGGGTGGTCGATGCCAAATTCTTGAACGATGACGTTGATGTCGTGAAGTTGGCGAGCTGAGCGATAGGCGCGGTAGATGGTTGATAGCCAATCAGTGATGGATCGAGGATTTTTCGGGCCATCAATACCAAGCATCTCCAGGGGTGCACTAAATTCAGCATTGAAATTACCCCTGTTGGTTCGAACTTTTTTGTTGTGTTTGAGAACGTCGACGATGGTTGATTTGGTGGTTGTCTTGCCGACGCTTCCGACAACGGCGACCAGGCGAATGTGTGGATTATTGTGGAAAAATTTACGCATAATTCGCACCAATAGACACGAGATGAGAGATTTGAATAGCTTCATATAGGTATTATAACAATATCAAGGCGGGAGGGCTATTTTTAGGGAAGGGTATTGAGTGAATTAGCACTCACCCTTGACGAGTGCTAACGTGGTGCGATACAATAAGATGTATTGTTAACGAAATGGAGGATATTATGAGTGTACCTATTGAGCCTCTCGGTGACCGCGTGGTAGCGGTGCGCGAGGAGGCGAAGACGCAGACGGCTAGCGGACTGTATTTGCCGGATAGCTCGAAGGAGAAGCCAGTGGTTGCTGAGGTTAAAGCGGTCGGCGGCGATGTCAAGAATGTGAAGGTGGGCGACAAAATTGTTTATAAGGAATATTCGACTACGGACTTGAAAATTGACGGCACGGAATATTTGATCGTCCGCGAGGAAGATATTTTAGCAACGGTTGTTTGAGAAAAGGGGAGTTTACGTTATGGCAAAAAAAGTATTTTACGATGACGATGCGCGCGCTCGCGTGTTGGGCGGTGCCGAGGCACTGTATAACGCAGTTAAGGTAACCTACGGGCCAAAGGGCCGCAATGTGGTGATCGCCAAGGGGTTTGGCGGGCCGACGGTGACGCACGACGGCGTAACAGTGGCAGAAGGCATCGAGCTGCCAGAGAACGACGATGAGACGCTGGGCTACAAAGTTGGCGCTGATTTGATCAAGCAGGCGGCCAAGAACTTGAATAAGCAGGCTGGCGACGGTACCACGACCGTGACGGTGCTGACCTATTCGATCTTGAAGGAGGCCAACCGGTTGATCGCAGCGGGCCACAACCCGATGGAGCTACGCAAAGGCATCGAGCAGGCTGGTGCAGAAATCGTCAAAGAGCTGAATAAATTAGCTGAGCCAATTGAGGGTAAATCTGAGCGCGTGGCGGAAGTGGCGACTATTTCGGCGGGTGACGCGGAAATTGGTAAATTGATCGCTGGTGTCATCGAGAAAGTTGGCAAAGATGGCGTGGTGACGGTCGAGGCTGGCCAAGGTTTGGAGTTGGAGGCTGAGGTTGTTGAAGGCTTTAGTCTAGACAAGGGTTGGGTAAGCCCGTTCTTCGTTACCGACACCGGTCGGCAAGAGGCGGTTTATGAAAAGCCAGCGATTTTGATCACCGATAAGAAAATTTCTAGCGTGCAGGAATTCCTGCCAATGTTGGAGAAATTGGCACAAAGCGGCAAGAAGGACGTGGTGCTGATCGCTGATGAAGTCGAAGGCGAGGCGCTGAGCATTTTGGTGCTGAACAAGCTTAAGGGTGTATTTAATACCGTGGCGGTCAAGGCGCCAAGCTTTGGCGACCGCCGCAAGGAGATTTTGCGCGATATCGCAGTACTGACTGGCGCAACGGTGATTTCTGAAGATCACGGTTTGACGTTTGAGAATGCTGGCTTGGAGGTCCTAGGTTCGGCGCGCAAAGTGATTGTCGGTAAAGATGAAACCACCATCGTTGAGGGCGCGGGTAAGCCATCAGCAGTACAGGAGCAGATTGCTCAGATTAAGGCACTGTCCGACAATGCTTCCAGCGAATACGAAAAAGAACAATTCGACAAGCGAGCAGCTGCCTTGAGCGGCAAGGTGGCCGTCATCAAAGTTGGCGGCGCGACCGAGACGGAGATTGACGAAAAGAAGTTCCGGGTAGATGACGCAGTAGCAGCGACCAAGGCGGCCTTGGCTGAAGGAATTGTCGCCGGCGGTGGTGTCACCTTGGTTAATTTGGCTGGCGGCCTGAAGGTGAGCGGCGCGGACAGCATCGCGGCTGGCCGGCAGATTCTGAAAGACGCCTTGAAGCAGCCGTTCCTGCAGATTATGCGTAACGCTGGCTTGAACGCCGACGCACTCCTGGCGCAGGTCGAAGCGGGCAAGGCCGGATTTGGCGTTAACGTCATGAAGCCTGAGAATGAATTGGTGGATGTCAAAAAAGCTGGCGTCATCGACCCAGCACGCGTCACCAAAGAAGCAGTGCAGAACGCGGTATCTATCGCTTCAACTGCAGCAACCATGGGCGCACTGGTCGTCGACGTGCCAGAGCCAGAAGCTCCAGCTGCGCCTGGCGGTATGCCAGGTATGGGGATGATGTAGTAGGTTACATCAAACAAAATAGGGCCGGTAGTAGGCCCTATTTTAATGAATTGGAATGACTATTTTTGTGGATTTGACAGATAATCTATCTCTTTGATCACATCCAGTAGGGCTTGAGCGCGGCGGGATTCGTCGGCGATGGCACCAGCTGCTGCATGTGCTGGAGCGATCAAGGCGCTGTCATCTGTTGAGCGTAGCAACAACAAATAAGTGTCAAACTTTTCTTCCGGGGAGATGTTTAACTTATCAACCAGGGGACGAAGCTCTAGTAGTGCTTGTTGCTTGATGGAGTCTAGGTTTGAGTCACTTACCGGGGCTACAGGGGTCGTAGTATCGACGGAAATAGGCACTGCTGGCGGCGGCGCGACCATCAGATCATCTGTTGCCACTGGAATTGAATTATCTGGCGGCGGCGCGACTACCTGAGCGTCGTCTGACTGCGGAGTTGTCCCCGTCTCTTCAAAGCTCAAATTATCATCTGTTTGTTGTGTTACACCTGCCAAAACCTTGGCAAGCTCTTGATCATCGGTAACTGATTGGTTTTGCATGTCCCCACCCCGTATTATTAATGATTATGCTTATATATGTTATACTTTAGCATGAAGAAAGGTGGTATGACAAGATGCTTGATGATCCTATGATGATTCGGCGAAAAGATCCAGCCGACACCCTGTCTGGTTTGTTGCAGTTATCAACACAGACTTCGTTTGAAGTAGTTATCGAAGGGAATGATTATGTCCCGGGAAGTATCAATACGGTGGTGATTGCTGGTATGGGTGGTTCGGCGCTGGCAGCAGAAATGGTAATTGCGTTAACGAGGGGCTGGCTACATATTCCTCTGGTGGTAACAAAAGGCTATGATCTACCAGGTTTTGTGAATGATAATACCCTAGTTATCGCTATCAGTCATTCCGGTAATACAGAAGAGACCCTCAGTTGCTATGATCAAGCGCGTGCCAACAATTGTCAGCTGGCGGCAATTACCACAGGTGGATCCCTGTTTGAAAAGGCAGTGGTTGATGGCATAAAGAGGATAAAAATACCAGCTGGTGCGCAACCACGTATGTCAACAGTCTACCATCTGCGAGGATTGTTGAAGATATTACAACATTTTTTGATTATCGATAGTGATTTGTATCAAAAATTGGAAGAAAGCGGCGAATGGTTATCTGGTCAGGTAAAAGCTTGGGCACCAGAAGTGCCAACCGAGCAAAACATTGCTAAACAGTTGGCACTCAAGTCGGCTGGCAAAACCCCGGTGATTTATGCTGGTGAATTAACATGGCCGTTGGCATATAAGTGGAAAATCAGCTGGAATGAATCGGCAAAAAATATAGCTTTTTGTAATCAATACCCTGAATTTAACCACAATGAGTTTATCGGCTGGTCATCTCATCCGGTCGAAAAGCCATTTGTGATTTTTGATTTGATGAGTCATTTGGAACATCCGCGTATTCGTGAGCGCATGGAACTGAGCGATCGACTGTTGAGTGGTATGCGTCCACACGCTGTGTCGGTGGAACTGCAAGGCGAGACCTTGCTTAAACAACTATTGTGGGGCTTGGCGCTTGGTGACGCCGCAAGTATTTATACAGCAATCCTGAACGGTGTTGATCCAGCACCAGTAAAACTGGTAGAACGTCTGAAGAAAGAATTAAGCTAAATCAAGTCCGAGTTACTTAGTTACGCATCGCTTCAATAGTGTTGCGGTTGGCAGCGCGTACGGCTGGATAAATACCAAAGACGACACCGACCAGCATGGCAGCGCCAATACTGACGACAGCAGGCTGCCAGCTCAAGATTGGTGAAACTGGTAGGAAGGTGCTGACGGTATACGCACCGATTAAGCCAAAGATATACCCCATAACACCACCAGCTAAACCAATGATGACTGATTCGATCAAGAATTGATGGATGATGTGTCGGTTGGTTGCACCAATTGCTTTACGGATACCAACTTCACGCTGTCGTTCGGCAACATTTACTAACATGATATTCATGATGCTGATTCCGCCGACAAACAGGGAGATGATTGACACAGCGATCATGATTGCGGACAGTGACAACAACATAGCGTCACTAGTTGCAGTAATATCTTTACCTGTGATGATATGGTAGTCATTAGCATCGTGGTGATTTTGATTGAGCTTTGCTGTGATGTCAGAAATTGCTTTCTCAAGAGATGAGTCGCCGTCAGTTTTGATGGCAATTTGCTGAATTTGTGCGATATTTTGTGTCAGCTTCTTGCTGACATCAAGTGAAACGATGGCTGAGTTGTTGAAGTTAACGCCTAGATAGGTGAGAGGTTGTTTGACTGGTTTTAAAACGCCCATGACCGTAAACGGCTTATCCTGAATACGCAGGACATTACCAAGTGAATATTCGGTACCAAACAGATCAATTGACAATTGATGACCAATAACCACACCGTTGGCTTGCCCAACAAATTGACCATCGCGTAGTTCTAACTCTGCCAGATCTTTGATTTTTTCAGTGGTACCAATGATGGCGGTTTTGTGCGCATCGATGCGTGAGTTGGCAGTAGTGATGGAGTTGTGAATAACTGACATCGGAGCGCTGTTTGGAGTGATGCGAGCAACGTCCTGTACATCGTATTCGGTCAGGGTCGGGAGAGGTGTGATATTTTGCGCTTGAGACAACGACCGCTCGATATTACCACCCAGACCAGACCGTATCAATGCCACACTGTCTTTGGTGGTTGAAAACTGTTGGTTGATCAATTTATTGACACTAACAGACAGGGACATGATCATAGTGATGCCCATGATACCAATAGTAATGCCGGTAACCGTCAATGTTGTCCGACCGCGGCTGGCACGGAGGGATTGCATGGCGTTTTCTATGTGATTTTTAAATAAAAACCTCACTTGGTCGTCTCCTTTTTGGAAGTTTGTGTCTTCTTTGTGGATTTGGTTGAAGATTTTTTGTCAGACTTTTCAGCGGGTTTATCATCTTCTTTTTTTGGTTTCTCGGCAAGCTTAGCCTCTTCTTTTTCAGGATGTTTGGCTGGCTTTACTTCCTCTTTGTTAGGCTTTTCGGTAGGTTCAGTAGCTTTTTTCTCAGATTTCTTGGGCTTATCTGATGGTTTTGCTTCTTTTTCTTCGTCAATAATTTCCAGGTTTTTCCTAAATGGTGCTGATTTCTGTAGCTGTTCATCTGTATCGATCCTGCCGTCAAGCATGGTGATGACGCGGCTGGCGTACGAGGTCAACTCAGGGTTGTGGGTTACCATGATGATGGTATTGCCACGGCGGTGAATGTCGGCCAACTCTTCCATGATGATATGGCTGGCCTTACTGTCTAGGTTACCAGTCGGCTCGTCCGCCAGGATGATTGACGGGCTGTTAACGAGCGCACGAGCAATCGCTACACGCTGAACCTGTCCACCTGACAATTGGTGTGGCATGTAATATTCGCGTTCGCCTAAGTGAAAGTTCTTTAAGATTCGGCTGGCTTCCTGTAAGCGTTTAATCTTACTCATGCCTTTGTATGTTAGCGGGAGAGACACGTTTTCTAGGACGCTCAAGCGAGGAATCAGATTAAAATTCTGAAACACAAAACCGATGTCATCTGAACGGATTCGGGCTAATCGTTTTGAGCCGAGATTGTCCACTGAATCGCCGTTGAGGAAATATTCACCATCTGTTGCTTGATCTAGCAATCCGATGATGTTTAAGAGAGTGGTCTTACCACAACCACTTGGCCCCATGATGGCGATAAATTCGCCCTTCTCGACGGTCAAATTCACGTCGTCAAGAGCATAGTGTTCCGCATCGCCGATACCAAAACACTTTGTAATGTTTGTGAGTCTTATACACGGTGCAACTGGTGTATCCATACTATATTTATTATATGCAGTACGGGAGGATATGCAACCATAATAGTTATGTAAAATGTACATCATCAGCCCATTTTTATATTGTTACTGCGGTAGTTGGTTATTTCCCGTAAAGTTTTGTATACTAAATCAAGACGGAAGGATGCAGGAGTGGTTGAACTGACACGCCTGGAAAGTGTGTAGACTCTTTACGGGGTCTCCGGGGTTCGAATCCCCGTCCTTCCGCCAAGTGCAAATAGGGTTATCTTCGATCGTCATTGTAAAATTAACAAAACCTATTGCAAACCCTACATTTAGTGTTTATCATGGTGTATATACGCTATATCTATAGCGGGTAGATAAACAAAAACCAAGAGGTGAGAAAAGCTGATACCACAGGGGAGGTGCTGTTGGTATTTTTCTTGTGTCTCTATGACAAATATAGTTTAAGGGAGGTATAATGAGTGTCATTCATGTC harbors:
- a CDS encoding bifunctional phosphoglucose/phosphomannose isomerase — encoded protein: MLDDPMMIRRKDPADTLSGLLQLSTQTSFEVVIEGNDYVPGSINTVVIAGMGGSALAAEMVIALTRGWLHIPLVVTKGYDLPGFVNDNTLVIAISHSGNTEETLSCYDQARANNCQLAAITTGGSLFEKAVVDGIKRIKIPAGAQPRMSTVYHLRGLLKILQHFLIIDSDLYQKLEESGEWLSGQVKAWAPEVPTEQNIAKQLALKSAGKTPVIYAGELTWPLAYKWKISWNESAKNIAFCNQYPEFNHNEFIGWSSHPVEKPFVIFDLMSHLEHPRIRERMELSDRLLSGMRPHAVSVELQGETLLKQLLWGLALGDAASIYTAILNGVDPAPVKLVERLKKELS
- a CDS encoding UDP-N-acetylmuramoyl-L-alanyl-D-glutamate--2,6-diaminopimelate ligase, translating into MKQILVKAARSILPASALHGVENGYRRVRVRLLSARYGNPSKNLRVIAVTGTNGKTTTACYINEILKEAKFKTAMFTTALIEVAGKAQVNDLNATVASTGRMQQFFRDAKKADVDYVVLEITSHALDQHKLDGVPIEAAVMTNLTQDHLDYHKTMENYAAAKSKLFALEPRYIILNRDDEWYDYFDQFVAGEQKMTYGKHPEAEAQIQRVKLYRKGTEADVVLDHQTHLELATALPGEFNVHNMTAAVTLAYLLGVKLQDIQEGVANVEAVPGRFERAVEGVGYDVIVDYAHTPDALDKLLTAARKIAKGRVILVFGACGDRDKSKRPTMGEIAAKNTDRIFLTDEESYNEDPDQIRRMIYEGIERAHGDAKTTEIPDRRQAIERALGSAQKGDMVLITGMGHEKYRIVNGQRLPWNDSQVVREILGQEKAE
- a CDS encoding valine--tRNA ligase; translated protein: MQLAKQYIPNDYEPDIYALWETSNSFAPTGEGKPYSIVMPPPNANGNLHIGHALDMNLKDILIRYHRLKGDDAVFIPGADHAGFETWVVYEKELAKQGKSRFDFSREQLYSQVWNFVQEKRGNMELQLRALGTSASWKHLTFTLDDKVIQTVYDTFKQMWEDDLIYRGERIVNYCTAHQTSFADIEVEHKTEKGTLWKIAYPTLDKIGEIVVATTRPETMLGDVAVAVHPDDERYKKLIGTRILLPIIDREIPIIADEYVDMSYGTGAVKITPAHDPNDFEMAERHGLPVKSIISHDGKLINVPPQFLGLDPQEARRRILAALEAMELRRGESDIEHAVGHCYKCGTVIEPMVKEQWFIKMQPLAKPAIEALEKGEITFHPASKRKELIAYLEQLKDWNISRQIPWGIPIPAFVNETDSNDWIFDTRVTEKRIVVNGTTYIREEDTFDTWFSSGQWPYIVTDYLNGGELAKYFPTSLMETGMDIMRAWVSRMIMLSLYRTGKLPFKDVYLHGMVNDEHNQKMSKSKGNVINPMELVSEFGSDATRMGIIAGRAPAQHQAFNRGAVIAARNFCNKLWNIARFVEAQIGDNHVIVPLQPQTPADHWIIRQLNDAANNIAVRLEQYRFSEAAETVYHAIWDDVADWYIESSKTAINRPLLSWVLATSLRITHPFAPFVTETIWQTLNYTDGILMRDSWPTPEQYDEIEAEQFERIKELVSEGRWVITELPGNKKYRLLYGNDSLVKENADTIKHLMRLASIEHTDQPRGLRLAAANREVWLDIDDETLYQHQTELEMRLADARKRLEGLEARINNPSYAEKAPAHLVEETRQHITEQQALIQRLITELEVIKFN
- the groL gene encoding chaperonin GroEL (60 kDa chaperone family; promotes refolding of misfolded polypeptides especially under stressful conditions; forms two stacked rings of heptamers to form a barrel-shaped 14mer; ends can be capped by GroES; misfolded proteins enter the barrel where they are refolded when GroES binds); protein product: MAKKVFYDDDARARVLGGAEALYNAVKVTYGPKGRNVVIAKGFGGPTVTHDGVTVAEGIELPENDDETLGYKVGADLIKQAAKNLNKQAGDGTTTVTVLTYSILKEANRLIAAGHNPMELRKGIEQAGAEIVKELNKLAEPIEGKSERVAEVATISAGDAEIGKLIAGVIEKVGKDGVVTVEAGQGLELEAEVVEGFSLDKGWVSPFFVTDTGRQEAVYEKPAILITDKKISSVQEFLPMLEKLAQSGKKDVVLIADEVEGEALSILVLNKLKGVFNTVAVKAPSFGDRRKEILRDIAVLTGATVISEDHGLTFENAGLEVLGSARKVIVGKDETTIVEGAGKPSAVQEQIAQIKALSDNASSEYEKEQFDKRAAALSGKVAVIKVGGATETEIDEKKFRVDDAVAATKAALAEGIVAGGGVTLVNLAGGLKVSGADSIAAGRQILKDALKQPFLQIMRNAGLNADALLAQVEAGKAGFGVNVMKPENELVDVKKAGVIDPARVTKEAVQNAVSIASTAATMGALVVDVPEPEAPAAPGGMPGMGMM
- a CDS encoding ABC transporter permease, which gives rise to MRFLFKNHIENAMQSLRASRGRTTLTVTGITIGIMGITMIMSLSVSVNKLINQQFSTTKDSVALIRSGLGGNIERSLSQAQNITPLPTLTEYDVQDVARITPNSAPMSVIHNSITTANSRIDAHKTAIIGTTEKIKDLAELELRDGQFVGQANGVVIGHQLSIDLFGTEYSLGNVLRIQDKPFTVMGVLKPVKQPLTYLGVNFNNSAIVSLDVSKKLTQNIAQIQQIAIKTDGDSSLEKAISDITAKLNQNHHDANDYHIITGKDITATSDAMLLSLSAIMIAVSIISLFVGGISIMNIMLVNVAERQREVGIRKAIGATNRHIIHQFLIESVIIGLAGGVMGYIFGLIGAYTVSTFLPVSPILSWQPAVVSIGAAMLVGVVFGIYPAVRAANRNTIEAMRN
- a CDS encoding co-chaperone GroES is translated as MSVPIEPLGDRVVAVREEAKTQTASGLYLPDSSKEKPVVAEVKAVGGDVKNVKVGDKIVYKEYSTTDLKIDGTEYLIVREEDILATVV
- the tsaD gene encoding tRNA (adenosine(37)-N6)-threonylcarbamoyltransferase complex transferase subunit TsaD, producing MRILGIESSCDETAAAVIEDGHMLLSNVVNSQIDIHAAYGGVVPEVAARSHLEVISPVINKALSDAACTWDDIDAIAVTYAPGLIGSLLIGTLAARTLAIIHHKPLYKIHHVEAHVYANFINQQSDNLSLTLPKSQPVFPLLALIVSGGHSQLVLFQNHGDYQLIGQTQDDAVGEAFDKVAKIIGLPYPGGPAIAKAAELGDPQTFHLPIAKLAGEYNFSFSGLKTAVLRTVQREVGKDFTFPSHELPALVTDELQHNMAASFQYTAIKTLVDKTKKAYDNFQPASVVIAGGVAANQELRRQLRHALPINIEYAPIQLCTDNAAMIATLGYFRTQFDSPADPYDFEVQPSLSMLDAA
- a CDS encoding UDP-N-acetylmuramoyl-tripeptide--D-alanyl-D-alanine ligase, with translation MKLFKSLISCLLVRIMRKFFHNNPHIRLVAVVGSVGKTTTKSTIVDVLKHNKKVRTNRGNFNAEFSAPLEMLGIDGPKNPRSITDWLSTIYRAYRSARQLHDINVIVQEFGIDHPGEMTAFGRYAHPDILVVTAISPEHMEFFGNLKTVAQEEFALSSHSIVTLYNRDDINSGFIAFANSERNLSYSTEPDADYYITAHQFNHSQGYTCTLTHGEQTSREFIMPVVAKHQLRIAAGAAAVALEFNLDVESVITALENFTPVSGRMNLLSGINNSTIIDDSYNSSPLAAKSALETLYQLPGKAKIAVLGDMNELGDTTASEHRALGTLCDPAQLSHVITIGSNAATFLAPAAQDNGCTVTSFDTAIDAVELLQSLAHQDTVLLFKGSQGGVYLEEAIKPLLKSSKDTEKLVRQSKEWLNKKQAFFGKSLS